The following is a genomic window from Rhizobium sp. NRK18.
GGCGTGATGGCCGCCGCATTCAGCGCCACGAACGGTCCATTGGCGCGCTGCGACTTCTTGTGGATCGTGCGCGCGACAAGCTCCTTGCCGGAACCGGAGGGTCCGAGGATCATGATGCGCGAATTGGTCGGTCCGACCTTCTCGATGGTCTGGCGCAGATGGGATACGGCCACAGACGTGCCGATCAGCTCGATACCGTCGCCGGCGCGCTTCTTCAGCTCGGAGACTTCACGCTTGAGGTTGGAGTTTTCCAGCGCGCGCTCGGCAACAAGGATCAGCCGGTCGGTCTTGAACGGCTTTTCGATGAAATCGAACGCGCCGCGCTTGATCGCCGCGACGGCCGTCTCGATGTTGCCATGGCCGGAGATCATCACGACCGGCACCTCCGGATGGCGGTTCTTGATCTCTTCCAGAAGCGCCAGCCCGTCGAGCTTGCTGCCCTGCATCCAGATGTCGAGGAAGATCAGCCGCGGCACGCGGTCGGAAATTGCTGCCAGTGCGCTGTCGCTGTCGAAGGCGGTGCGGGTCTCGTGCCCCTCGTCGGACAAGATGCCGGATACGATCTCGCGGATGTCTTCTTCGTCGTCTACGACAAGAATATCAGACGCCATTTACATCTTCCTCGTTCTTGTTCTTGTCACCGTTCGCCACGGCATTGATCGCCGGCAGAACGATGCGGATCATTGCGCCGCGACCGCGGTCGAATTCGGGCGGCGCGTCGTGCAGTTCAATCTGGCCGCCGTGCTCCTCGATGATCTTCTTGACGATCGCCAGGCCCAGCCCGGTGCCCTTCTCGCGCATCGTCATGTACGGCTCGAGAATACGGCTGCGATTTTCCTTCGGCAGTCCGCGGCCGTTGTCGATCACCTCGGCAATGAGGGTCTCGCCGTCGCCGGCCTTCCTCGCCCGCACCAGGATCTTGCGTTCGTCGCCGATCTCGTCGCTCGGCACCGCATCGATCGCCTCGACGGCATTCTTGATGATGTTGGTGAAGGCCTGACCGAGCATGCGGGAATCGAAATCACCGACCAGCGGTTCATCGCCGAACTCCCGGTGAAAATCGATGTGCGTCGTCCCCATCTCCCGAAGGAACATGGCATCCTTCAGGATGTCGCGGAGGTCGGAGCGTTCCTTCGTCGGCTTGGGCATGCGGGCGAAAGCGGAGAATTCATCGACCATGCGGCCGATATCGCCGACCTGCCGGACGATCGTGTCCGTGCACTGGTCGAAGACCGCCCGGTCGCTCTCGTCGATCTGCCTGCCGTAGCGGCGCTTCAGGCGCTCGGCCGACAGCTGGATCGGGGTCAGCGGGTTCTTGATCTCATGAGCGATGCGGCGTGCGACATCGGCCCAGGCGCTTGAACGCTGGGCGATGACGAGATCCGTGATGTCGTCGATCGTCACGACGTAGGAATCGTTGAAATCCCGCGATTCCTCGCGGGTGACCTGAACGCTCAGCGTCCGTTCGCTGCCGCCGCGCATGAACTGGATGTGCTTGGAAAAATCGCGCCGGTAGCGGCTGGCGGCCTCTGTCAGCACCTTGTCCACCTCGGGGGCGACATCCTGCAGCTTGCGGCCGATCAGGTTTTCGGTCGCCGTGCCGAACAGCACTTCTGCTGCCGCATTGACGATGCTGACAGTGCGGTCCGCCTCGACGCCGATGACTGCCGAGGTGACACCCGACAGCACCGCCTCGATGAACCGCCGACGATCGTCGACGTCGTCCTTGGCCACCAGGATTTCCTGCTGCTGGCTGCGGATTTCAGAAATCATCTTATTGAAGGTGCGCGACAGGTTGCCGACGTCGCCATCGGCAACGCGAACAGGGACCACGACATTCATGTTGCCCGATGCCACGCTGTCGGCGGCGCTGATCAGCAGCCGGATCGGCCTAACGATGCGGTCGGCGATCGCGATGGCGCCCCAGATTGCGGCCAGAAGGACGATCAACGCAAAGCCCAGATAGAGGATCGCGAAGGCAATCTGCAGCGAGGTCCGGCCCGCTTCCATCGCCTTGTATTCGGCCGTGTTTTCTTCCATCTGCCGCATGGCGCGCATGACCTTCAGGTCAACGGCGCGCACCGTGTAGAGATAGGTTCCGGAAATCGCATTCAACGGCATGATGGCGCCGACGAGATTGGTGATGCCCGGCGGAATCAGCGTCGGCTGCCCTTCCTTCGCCTTCGCCAGCGCATCCTGCGGGATGGCGGGCAAGGGTTTGTCGGTCTTGATGTCCGCCTGGACGACTGCCGAACCATCGCCGCGCACCAGGAAGGCGCCAAGCATGCCCCTGCCCTTGGCCTGGCGGGTCAGGAAATCCACGAATCCGGTGCGGTCGAGGTAGAAAACGGCGCGGTTGCGCTCGAGGTCGTTTGCCATCGATGCCGTCTGGCCCTGCAGGTAGCTGGCGTTCTCCAGCATGTAGGCCTGGGCCACGTCGCGCGAGGATTCGATGATCGACTGCGTGCGGATGGAGAACCAGCGGTCGAGGCCGACATTGAGCGTCAGGCTGGCGAAGATCGCCACCAGAATGGCCGGCGTGATGGCGACCACGGAAAAGAGACCGACGATGCGAATATGCAGCCGGGCGGCAGCCCGCCCGCGGCTGCGTGCGCTGATCAGGCGATAGACCTCGCGGCCGATCAGGAAGAGCAGGCCGGCGACAAAAATCGCGTTGATGACGGCGGACGCTATCACGACATGCGTGGTCGGCTTGATGGGCGTCAGGCCCAAAAGCACGAACAGGGTGAGAATGGCGCTGACCAGCGCGCCGGCCGCCAATGCCAGACCCGGCAACGCAAACGAGGCATGCCGGTCGTGAACCGCCGCCACCACTTCCTTCTTGAGGAAAGAACGTCTGCCAGAATGGCCTTCCAAAGGCTGCTCCCCTGTCGAGCCCTGCAGCGCCGGCGTGTCACTCATGACAGATTTTCCGACGAACCAAGATCGTATTCATGTTGCCGCACCTATCCTGGGGCGAAATTCGCGATCCCGAGACCGAGTGACTTCCAAGCAACATTTTGTGGCGAAATTGCAACGCAATCTGGACAAATGTCAAGCGCCGCGGGAACTCCGGTAGACCGTGACCCCCAGCTCGCGGATCTTCTTGCGCAGCGTATTGCGGTTCAGCCCGAGCAGATCGGCCGCCTTGATCTGGTTGCCCCTGGTGGCCGTCAGAGCCGCCAGAATAAGCGGATACTCCATTTCCGACAGCACCCGCTCATAGAGACCGGGGGGCGGCAGGTTTTCGCCGAAGCTCGCGAAATAGCTGCGCATGTTCTCCTCGACCGCCTGCGAAATGGTCATCGAACCGTTGGACGACGACTTGTCGATCGGGCTGTCCGGGATGTCGGTGCGCAGTTCGGATTCGATGATCTCGCGCGTGATGACGTCCTGCGGGTAAAGCGCCATCAGGCGGCGGATGAGGTTCTCCAGTTCGCGCACATTGCCCGGCCAGGGATAGCCCTTCATGACCTCCAGCGCCTCGCCGTCGAAGCGTTTTGAGCCGAGCCCTTCCTTCTCCGCCTGCTGGATGAAGTGGCGGACGAGATCCGGAATGTCCTCGGCGCGGTCGCGCAACGGCGGCAGACGCAGCGGCACGACGTTCAGACGGTAATAGAGATCCTCGCGGAACAGGCCCTTGTTGATCGAAACCTTGAGGTCCTTGTTGGTCGCGGCGACGATACGGACGTCGGTGCGGATCGGCGTGCGTCCGCCGACCGTCGTGTATTCGCCCTGCTGGAGCACGCGCAGCAGGCGCGTCTGGGCATCCATCGGCATGTCGCCGATTTCGTCGAGGAACAGCGTACCGCCCTGGGCCTGCTCGAACCGGCCGGTGGAACGCGCCTGGGCACCGGTGAAGGCGCCCTTTTCATGGCCGAACAGTTCCGATTCGATCAGGTCGCGTGGGATCGCCGCCATGTTGATGGCAACGAACGGTCCGCTGCTGCGCTTGCCGTAGTCGTGGAGCGCGCGTGCGACCAGTTCCTTGCCGGTGCCCGATTCGCCGGTGATCATCAGCGTCAGGTCCGTCTGCATCAGGCGCGCCAGGACACGGTAGATTTCCTGCATGGCGGCCGACCGGCCGACCAGCGGCATGCCGTCCTGCACGTCGTCTTCCGGCTTGGTCGGACGGCGCTTCGGCTCGGCCAGCGCCCGCCCGATGATCGAGATCAGCTCGGTCAGGTCGAAGGGCTTCGGCAGGTAGTCGTAGGCCCCCTTCTCGCTCGCCTTGATGGCGGTCATGAAGGTGTTCTGCGCACTCATCACGAGGACCGGCAGATCCGGACGCGCCTTCTTGATGCGCGGCAGCAGGTCGAAGGCATTTTCGTCCGGCATGACGACGTCGGTCACTACGATGTCGCCCTCGCCGGCCGACACCCAGCGCCAGAGCGTTGCCGCATTCGAGGTGATGCGCACGTCGTAACCGGCGCGGCTCAGCGCCTGGTTGAGCACCGTGCGGATGGCTGCATCGTCATCAGCAACGAGAACCGTGGCTGTCATATGTCACTTCCTGTTTTCGTTTTGCCATCGGCATTGCGTGCATTGGGCTTGGAGGCCGGCATGAGAACCCGGAACGTCGTCTTCTGGTTCTGGCTGTCGCATTCGAC
Proteins encoded in this region:
- a CDS encoding sensor histidine kinase NtrY-like: MSDTPALQGSTGEQPLEGHSGRRSFLKKEVVAAVHDRHASFALPGLALAAGALVSAILTLFVLLGLTPIKPTTHVVIASAVINAIFVAGLLFLIGREVYRLISARSRGRAAARLHIRIVGLFSVVAITPAILVAIFASLTLNVGLDRWFSIRTQSIIESSRDVAQAYMLENASYLQGQTASMANDLERNRAVFYLDRTGFVDFLTRQAKGRGMLGAFLVRGDGSAVVQADIKTDKPLPAIPQDALAKAKEGQPTLIPPGITNLVGAIMPLNAISGTYLYTVRAVDLKVMRAMRQMEENTAEYKAMEAGRTSLQIAFAILYLGFALIVLLAAIWGAIAIADRIVRPIRLLISAADSVASGNMNVVVPVRVADGDVGNLSRTFNKMISEIRSQQQEILVAKDDVDDRRRFIEAVLSGVTSAVIGVEADRTVSIVNAAAEVLFGTATENLIGRKLQDVAPEVDKVLTEAASRYRRDFSKHIQFMRGGSERTLSVQVTREESRDFNDSYVVTIDDITDLVIAQRSSAWADVARRIAHEIKNPLTPIQLSAERLKRRYGRQIDESDRAVFDQCTDTIVRQVGDIGRMVDEFSAFARMPKPTKERSDLRDILKDAMFLREMGTTHIDFHREFGDEPLVGDFDSRMLGQAFTNIIKNAVEAIDAVPSDEIGDERKILVRARKAGDGETLIAEVIDNGRGLPKENRSRILEPYMTMREKGTGLGLAIVKKIIEEHGGQIELHDAPPEFDRGRGAMIRIVLPAINAVANGDKNKNEEDVNGV
- the ntrC gene encoding nitrogen regulation protein NR(I), which gives rise to MTATVLVADDDAAIRTVLNQALSRAGYDVRITSNAATLWRWVSAGEGDIVVTDVVMPDENAFDLLPRIKKARPDLPVLVMSAQNTFMTAIKASEKGAYDYLPKPFDLTELISIIGRALAEPKRRPTKPEDDVQDGMPLVGRSAAMQEIYRVLARLMQTDLTLMITGESGTGKELVARALHDYGKRSSGPFVAINMAAIPRDLIESELFGHEKGAFTGAQARSTGRFEQAQGGTLFLDEIGDMPMDAQTRLLRVLQQGEYTTVGGRTPIRTDVRIVAATNKDLKVSINKGLFREDLYYRLNVVPLRLPPLRDRAEDIPDLVRHFIQQAEKEGLGSKRFDGEALEVMKGYPWPGNVRELENLIRRLMALYPQDVITREIIESELRTDIPDSPIDKSSSNGSMTISQAVEENMRSYFASFGENLPPPGLYERVLSEMEYPLILAALTATRGNQIKAADLLGLNRNTLRKKIRELGVTVYRSSRGA